In Helianthus annuus cultivar XRQ/B chromosome 8, HanXRQr2.0-SUNRISE, whole genome shotgun sequence, a single genomic region encodes these proteins:
- the LOC110873044 gene encoding S-adenosylmethionine decarboxylase proenzyme 4, with product MAVSGFEGFEKRLELQFSSHDPVIGIGLRELDFKSLEQVLHQVQCTVVSALGNQHFDSYVLSESSLFVYPTKIIIKTCGTTQLLKSVRPFINHARTLNLHLIALRYTRGTFIFPEAQPYPHTSFHEEVVYLEDNIPDDLCYRKASVIPSKLTSHSWHVFSAGVVEYPDDVPYTVEVCMTDLDQTLARKFFRHPNDGMNGDSAGRAMTELTGINRINPNAQICDFAFDPCGYSMNGIDGDCYSTIHVTPEDGFSYASFECVGSAYNDMADMVKKAVKVFGPGTVSVATTNAGEDMCMRIKGAVEQVGLKCRSCGIDEVPAAGKVVFQTFTSRRKRI from the coding sequence ATGGCTGTTTCTGGTTTTGAAGGCTTTGAAAAACGTCTTGAGCTCCAATTCTCTAGCCATGATCCGGTGATTGGCATCGGTCTCCGCGAACTCGACTTCAAATCACTTGAACAAGTTCTTCATCAAGTACAATGTACCGTTGTGTCCGCACTTGGCAACCAACACTTTGATTCCTACGTACTTTCTGAATCTTCACTCTTTGTTTACCCTACTAAGATCATCATCAAGACATGCGGTACCACACAGCTATTGAAATCGGTTCGACCGTTCATTAATCACGCCCGAACCCTTAATCTTCACCTCATCGCTCTTAGGTACACGCGTGGAACCTTTATATTCCCAGAAGCTCAACCCTATCCTCACACTAGCTTCCATGAAGAAGTTGTGTATTTGGAGGATAATATTCCTGATGATCTTTGTTACAGAAAGGCTTCTGTGATTCCTTCAAAACTCACATCTCATTCATGGCATGTGTTTTCTGCTGGAGTTGTTGAATACCCTGATGATGTTCCGTACACTGTTGAGGTGTGCATGACTGATCTTGATCAAACCCTAGCTCGGAAGTTTTTCCGGCATCCGAACGATGGGATGAATGGTGATTCTGCTGGAAGAGCCATGACGGAGTTAACCGGCATTAACCGCATTAACCCTAATGCGCAGATATGCGATTTTGCATTTGATCCGTGTGGATATTCTATGAACGGTATTGATGGTGATTGTTACTCGACAATTCATGTCACACCGGAAGATGGGTTCAGTTATGCAAGCTTCGAGTGTGTCGGGTCGGCTTACAACGACATGGCGGACATGGTTAAAAAGGCGGTGAAAGTTTTCGGTCCAGGGACGGTTTCTGTGGCTACCACGAACGCTGGCGAGGACATGTGTATGCGAATCAAGGGCGCCGTTGAGCAGGTCGGGTTGAAATGCCGGAGTTGCGGTATCGATGAGGTTCCGGCGGCCGGGAAGGTGGTCTTTCAAACGTTTACAAGTCGCCGGAAAAGAATATGA